One window of Streptococcus troglodytae genomic DNA carries:
- the recD2 gene encoding SF1B family DNA helicase RecD2, with product MTYYFSGTIDRVIFENASNFFKIILLEIDDTDSDFDDFEIIVTGTIADVIEGENYTFWGELTQHPKYGQQLKVERYQRAKPSSAGLIKYFSSQHFKGIGKKTAEKIIQLYGDDPIDNILEDPDKLESITGLSKANRENLVSKLRLNYGAEQILAKLAEYGLNNKTAVQIFEHYKEDSLTIITENPYQLVEDIQGIGFKMADKLAEQVGINSNAPQRFRAALVHTLLETSIDKGDTYIEAKELLEKSLFILEEARQVELDPSQVAQELTQLISEDKVQHIGTKIFDNTLFYAESGIHKHLTRIMDRTLEKESNSQDIQAEIKHIQAEFKINYDKAQKDAIQKAIQSKVFLLTGGPGTGKTTVINGIIKAYANLHQIDLQKSDLPIILAAPTGRAARRMNELTGLPSATIHRHLGLNGDSEYQALDDYLDCDLIIIDEFSMVDTWLANQLFSAIASNTQVIIVGDSDQLPSVGPGQVLADLLKINRLPQVSLTKIFRQSEDSTIVMLASQIRQGRLPADFTAKKADRSYFEAQSNHIPQMIEKIVSSALKSGINAQEVQILAPMYRGLAGITHLNKLMQDLLNPLNDQLEFQFNDLHFRKGDKVLHLVNDAQINVFNGDIGYITDLIPAKYTESKQDELILDFDGTEISYPRNEWLKITLAYAMSIHKSQGSEFKVVILPVTRQSGRLLQRNLIYTAITRSKSKLVMLGEIAAFDDAIRNEGTKRKTYLIERFKKEECSDYHNLDKNKQRVKENAAMLKKDFILTERNILTIDPMIGLSQADIDLFFKK from the coding sequence ATGACCTATTACTTTTCAGGCACCATTGACCGTGTTATTTTTGAAAATGCCAGCAATTTTTTTAAAATTATTCTTCTGGAAATTGACGATACTGACAGCGATTTTGATGATTTTGAAATTATTGTGACGGGGACTATTGCTGATGTTATTGAAGGGGAAAATTATACTTTTTGGGGTGAATTGACCCAGCATCCTAAATATGGACAGCAGTTAAAAGTGGAAAGATATCAGCGTGCTAAACCCTCTTCTGCTGGTCTGATTAAGTATTTTTCCAGTCAGCATTTCAAGGGAATTGGGAAAAAAACAGCCGAAAAAATCATTCAGTTATACGGTGATGACCCTATTGATAATATTCTGGAAGATCCTGATAAGTTAGAAAGCATTACTGGACTTTCTAAGGCTAATAGAGAAAATTTGGTTAGTAAACTTCGTCTTAACTACGGTGCTGAACAAATTCTAGCAAAATTAGCGGAATATGGTTTAAATAACAAAACAGCTGTTCAAATTTTTGAACATTATAAAGAAGACAGTTTGACTATTATCACTGAAAATCCTTATCAATTGGTTGAGGATATTCAAGGCATTGGCTTCAAAATGGCTGACAAGTTAGCAGAACAAGTAGGTATTAACAGCAATGCTCCTCAGCGTTTTCGTGCTGCTCTTGTCCACACTCTTTTAGAAACCTCTATTGACAAAGGGGACACCTATATTGAAGCCAAAGAATTACTCGAAAAATCTCTTTTTATTCTTGAAGAGGCAAGACAAGTCGAACTGGATCCCAGTCAAGTTGCTCAGGAACTGACACAATTAATCTCCGAAGACAAGGTACAACATATTGGCACTAAAATCTTTGATAATACGCTTTTTTATGCCGAATCAGGCATTCATAAGCATCTCACCCGTATTATGGATAGAACACTTGAAAAAGAGAGCAATAGCCAAGATATTCAAGCTGAAATTAAACATATTCAAGCAGAATTTAAAATTAACTATGACAAAGCACAAAAAGATGCCATCCAAAAAGCTATTCAAAGCAAGGTTTTCCTTTTAACAGGCGGTCCAGGAACCGGAAAAACGACTGTCATCAATGGAATTATTAAAGCTTATGCTAATTTGCATCAAATTGATCTGCAAAAAAGTGACCTGCCTATTATTCTGGCTGCCCCGACTGGCCGTGCTGCTAGACGGATGAATGAACTAACAGGTTTACCTAGTGCTACCATTCACCGGCATTTGGGACTTAATGGTGATAGTGAATATCAGGCGCTTGATGATTATCTGGATTGCGATCTCATTATTATTGATGAGTTTTCTATGGTTGATACTTGGCTGGCTAATCAATTGTTTAGTGCTATTGCTTCAAATACACAAGTTATTATTGTTGGTGATAGTGATCAGCTCCCATCCGTCGGTCCGGGTCAAGTTTTGGCTGATTTACTAAAAATAAATAGATTACCGCAAGTTTCTTTAACTAAAATATTCAGACAATCTGAAGACTCAACTATTGTCATGCTTGCCAGCCAGATCCGCCAAGGCCGCCTTCCAGCAGATTTCACAGCTAAAAAAGCCGACCGTTCTTATTTTGAAGCACAGAGCAATCATATTCCGCAAATGATTGAAAAGATCGTCAGTTCTGCCCTTAAAAGTGGTATAAATGCTCAGGAAGTGCAGATTTTAGCACCTATGTATCGTGGACTAGCAGGGATTACGCATCTTAATAAACTGATGCAAGATTTGCTCAACCCCTTAAATGATCAATTAGAATTTCAATTCAATGATCTTCATTTTCGCAAGGGCGATAAAGTGCTCCATCTTGTCAACGATGCACAAATCAATGTCTTTAATGGTGACATTGGTTACATTACTGATCTTATTCCCGCAAAATATACAGAGTCCAAACAAGATGAACTGATCCTGGATTTTGATGGAACTGAGATTTCCTATCCTCGCAATGAATGGTTGAAAATAACACTCGCCTATGCTATGAGTATCCACAAATCTCAAGGCAGTGAATTTAAAGTAGTTATTCTTCCTGTCACACGCCAAAGCGGCAGACTCTTGCAACGCAATCTCATTTATACAGCTATCACACGCTCAAAAAGCAAACTTGTCATGTTGGGAGAAATTGCAGCCTTTGATGACGCCATCAGAAATGAAGGAACGAAAAGAAAAACTTATCTTATTGAACGCTTTAAGAAAGAGGAATGCAGCGACTACCATAACCTCGATAAAAATAAACAAAGGGTAAAAGAAAATGCGGCTATGTTAAAGAAAGATTTTATTTTGACAGAAAGAAATATCTTAACCATTGATCCTATGATTGGCTTATCTCAAGCTGACATTGACTTATTTTTTAAGAAATAA